ATTTTTTTCAGAAGTGAATAGTTGCCAATAATGGTGAACATTAGAGTATAACTTTTACTTGATTGTCTATTATTATAGCATGCAACAGCACAGTGTCTGATATTTTACATTGACAAGACATACTTTCATCACATACATTTCATGTTTTGTAGGTTGCAGAAATTTGAACCTTTGTTAAATATTTTGCAGCCAAAAGTTCTTATGGTTAGTGAATCGCTCTACCTCTTTAAATTTTCTAGTGGTTATATCTAATTACTTTTAAAGCTTATCACGATTTATGTCGAGATCATTTTCATTTAACTACTGATATTCTATTTTATGATCTGAAAGATCCCTGAAAATTCAAGGCAATACATACCGCCAACATTCAACACATCCATGTCATTGAAATATTTCTCTGGAAAGGAAACATCGTGGATACCAGAATTGAAGACTACCTCCGAACTACAAATTGCAACAGACTTGACCTTGCAATTCCAGTGGAAAAAGTTGAACAATAAAGAAACAAGTATCGCAAGAATGAATGGACAGCTTTTATCGGAGCATGGAAAACAACGTTTAATTTTTCAAAAAGATCAAGAAGCTTCTTCGCATGCTAAGTCATTGATGCACTGGGGCAAGCTTGATCGTAAAAAGTTGCTAGCGTCGTTACAGAAGATGGGCATAAATGGTTTCGTAGAGCAAGAAAACATTGACACTGAATCAGAAAATCCTGCAATCATTCACATTTCAGAGCCGGGGAAAGCACTGATAGAGATGAAAGGAACAAATATTGTTATTAGCACTGATGATGAAGATTTGGCATCCCTAATACACAAAGTCATATGTAGCAATTTGGATTGTATCTAAATACATATTATAATTCCGTAACCATAATCTCTGAAATAAACACTTGGCTCTAATCAGGGACGGAGCGGAAAATGGAGCATGGGGTGGCGAAATTTTTTCGTGATaactaatatatatttttaatttattatatattaaataaattaataaataatatttttaacaattttaatGTACAAAATATACTTGAATTCGTGTATTTAAATTCATTATTATCGTAAATATCATTAATATTATTACTAAATTCATAAAATTTATACAGTTTTGAGGCGAAAATcgaaaataatttttttactactaaataaatatttaatttttttcataatttttaatattaattttatgattaTACCGGAGTTTGGGGTGTCCGTCCCTGGCTCTAATTATAATTTCTGAAACAAATATGGTCTTGGGATAATAGTAATTTTTCCACGAACATCTTGACGAAAATTTCTTCCTTAATAAAAATTGAAAATTGGCCACTTTCTCAATATTTTCACCACTTCTGAATTACTTTTAAATTccaatatatatttaattttaaaaaagtAATCAAATTTAGTCAAAAAATTTAGTGTTTTTAGTCAAATTCTATAGCAATAATTTCAATTTCAGAATGTACAGTATTTGTTATATTCTATTTAtcattactttaattatttttttaaaaattattacagACACAAACTAATAGGGAATTTTCAATcaaaaacataatttaaaataaaaaattgaagCAAGCATTACATTTACATTACAGACTGGCTGGTGCGCTGTTGTTACCTTGCCTTCTCTGCCCTCTTTGAAATCGcgttgagagagagagagagagagagattttagAAAGATGAGCGTGATCGACATTTTAACTAGAGTTGAAACGATCTGCCAGAAATACGACAAGTACGACATCGACAAACAAAAAGATCTCAATATCTCCGGTGACGATGCTTTCGCCGTTCTCTACGCCGACGTCGATTCCGACATTACCGCCGCTATTCAAGtactcctctctctctctctctctccctctacCTCTCTCTACTCTCtccctccccctctctctctctctcctctttccctctctctctctctctctccttctaTCTCtactctctcactctctctctctctgtcgcTCCTGTTATAGATCTAATTAGGGCTTTTAATTTGACTGATTAAACTTTATGTGAAATTGATTAATTAGAAAGCTGAGTCAGCAACTACTGAGAAGAAGAGAGCTTCTGCAGTAGCAATTAACGCTGAGATTCGTCGCACGAAGGCTCGATTGCTCGAACAAGTCCCTAAATTGCAGAGATTAGCCCTCAAAAAGGTACATACATTTATGTATTTTGCATTGTgtataatgttatatatgtgctaGGGTTTgttgttaagcaggaattttttATATATGCTTTTTTTATATTCCGGTAATAATCATTTAAACTCTACTAACATTCGGACTTCAGtaatttaataatatatttttacgCAATAAACTAAATTTATATATAAGATTTGTCATTTAGTTCGTACATAAGAATTTAGTTGACAAATGTAAGATTCAGCAAGATAGAAATTAAATTTTACTAGGAATGTATTGGGGATTTACTGTTTGTAGGCTACGATTGTTCGTGTTCGATTACAAGCTTAATATTTATGGTGTGTGCATGTACTTATTTCTGTTTGGTTTTTGTGTAATTTCACTATTGTATTTGGTGATGCTTTTCTGATTGGATGTGAATTATGATGTATTTGGAAGTATGTTTGTTTGCCTTCTGAATTGATATTGTGTGTTGTTGGCAGGTGAAAGGGCTTTCACCGCAAGAATTTGCTGCCCGAAATGACTTGGCGCTTGCATTGACAGACAGGATTAATGCCATTCCAGATGGAACACCAGCAGTACCCAAACAAGCTACTGGAGGCTGGGCATCTTCGACAACTACTCGCGCGGACATCAAATTTGATTCCGGTAAGTTCTTAATTTCATCTTTTGCTTTGATTGACAGTGTTCCTAAAAGAAAAGGGTTAAATATGTGGAATGGTTCAGGCTTTTGGTGAATCATTATAATTTTTAAGTACTTTGTTTCACTGGTAGATGGGAATTTCGACAATGAATACT
The sequence above is drawn from the Apium graveolens cultivar Ventura chromosome 2, ASM990537v1, whole genome shotgun sequence genome and encodes:
- the LOC141708971 gene encoding syntaxin-71-like, which encodes MSVIDILTRVETICQKYDKYDIDKQKDLNISGDDAFAVLYADVDSDITAAIQKAESATTEKKRASAVAINAEIRRTKARLLEQVPKLQRLALKKVKGLSPQEFAARNDLALALTDRINAIPDGTPAVPKQATGGWASSTTTRADIKFDSDGNFDNEYFQQTEESNQFRQEYEMRKMKQDEGLDVIAEGLDTLKHMASDMNEELDRQVPLMDEIDTKVDKATSDLKNTNVRLKDTVNQLRSSRNFCIDIILLCIILGIAAYLYNALK